In the genome of Oryzias melastigma strain HK-1 linkage group LG4, ASM292280v2, whole genome shotgun sequence, the window GATTCAATACGCAACACTGGTTCTGCTCCGGGCGCAGCAGAGCAGTGAAGCACAAGACCCTTTTCTGTTTCAGTCGAGTGAGCCAAACATGAAGATGAAATTGAACTTTATTCGGTCCTTCAAACCATCATCCCAGACACACAATCAAACAGGCAGCTAGTTTCTCTACGTCTGAGGGCCCTGCCACCATTCCTTCACCTGAACTCTTTGGAAATATTACACAAAAAGCTCcttaaaaatggacattttcaATTGCAGAGgagcttaaaaaatattgaagtctTCAAGTTGAGAATTCACAGACTATTTTTCTGAGAGAAAACCATAAAAGATGATCCAGTTTGGTTATATAATCTGGggtttgattgtgtttttttccacacttgCTCCATTCCAAGTATTCCAAAGGTGAAGTCAGAACCTAGGGAATCAAGATTGAAAGGaagatagttaaaaacactagaCTGCAACTAACCAGAGGTAtaataatcagttttatttcacatagataacatttataaaacacaaaatattagtttaaaaaaaacaggcgtACAGAAGTTATGAGGAACAGGCGATACAATCTGGGACACCAAGAAGATTGtgctccaagaaaaaaaaagtatcacatAAATTGACTTTAACAAACTGAGTCATGTGGATGTTGCAGCAGTTTATCATTTTCTTGCAAATTCCAAATGCAAATTcgtttttggaaatatttttccAGATGTTTTGTCTGTCAGTGACTGACTATTTTGGTCCATCGCTGTGGCTTTTACACATTTCACACTGGGGGATTTTGATAGCTGTAACTGTTGCTGTAATCATTCGCACTAATGTGCCGTACTTTCCACTGTGTCAGATTCTCATCTCTCAGCTTCTCCTGCAGAGCCAATTTTGGTCATATTTCCCGGGAATTTCCATCTGGAAGTCAGTTTCTTCTCCTGCTCCCTTTTTGTAGCGTTGTACCTTCCTGCTTGTAgggatctttgtgtttttttccccaattatAGTGGTCTTTAGAGGATTATATAGCACATAAATGAGCTCACGATTACTgcactgaagaaaaatgtttttctgtcattaCTTCTTTCTTTAACACTGAATACCTTAGAAACTAAACTATCTTCTCTCATTGTGCTGTCTTTTGTGTTTCCAAAGGCTCACTTGCGCTCAGTGGATGTGAAGATTCTGCAGCAGTTACTGGCTGTTCATGAGGGCATCGAGGCGGTCAAATGGTTGATGGAGGAGCGCAGCACACTAACCAGCCACTGCAGCAGCCTGACCAGCAGCCAGTACAGCCTGGGCGATGGACCTGACACCTCATGGAGGGGTTCCTGGAGCAGCCTGCAGGACCCCACCATCGACAAGCTTGACAACATCTCCATTGGCAGCTACTTGGACACCCTGGCGGATGAAATGGACGAGTATTGCCCTTCCAGCTCCGAATCTGTCATCTGCTCCACACCACTAGCTTCAGAGAATGCTGCGGGGAGTTTTGTAACAGGGGGGTCCGGGGCCAAAGTGAATGGAGTTGAAGCGGGTAATGGGACTGCAAGTGCATTTCAGAAAAATGGCAGAGGACGCGGGGATAGAAATGAGGAAGGAGGGAGAGTGGGACCGGAGAATGGCAACTGTGGTGTCACTTCTAGCAGCTCTCCTCAAGCTAAGTCTGAAAAGCCCAAACAAGACAGTCCAGCCTCAAAGTCTGCAGAGAAGGATAAAACAACTCGTCTCGTTAAAGACAATAAGCTAACACAATCAATTAAGACAAATGGCATCTTGGAGAAGACGCCGACAAAAACCTGCAGTCCGACTCACGCAAGCTTCAGCGACAAACTGGGAACCAACCAGAGCCCCAAACTCAAACCttacaaaaatggaaatattgACTTGGACTCGTGCAAAATGAATGGAAAAGTGCACCTGGAGTACGACGCTCACTGGCGTTGGGTGCAGTCGCAAGAAGACgtgacatttttgtaaaagagAGTTAAAGCAGAAACCAAAAACGTTTCAGGTTCCTATCAAAGAGAAGAAGAACTGCTGTGTGAAGCGCACATTCTAAGACAGACAGCTCGGTCTTTCATCGGACTGCAACAGCTTGCTGCTAATATTGATGTCAACGTTGATGCACACTACAGTCAGAATTCAAATCAGTTAAAAATCCTGTCAGAGTTTTCCCCTCAGGGCATTTTTTGACACACcctgattgtgtttttaattttcttttcctgAAAATCAAGCACATTGAAATACTAGAGAGCTGACACATGAATGCaggttgtttaaaatttaattttcatttgaaaagttGTCCAACATGATCCCTTAATTCCTCTTAAAAAATAGTATATATTGCACTTCTATACATGATCCTTTGATAATCACTGGCAGGAATTCctgaaatttcaaaatgtttatgcaATCAAATGAAACCTATTGTCATTCTCAGTAAGGACTGTGCTCGTGTGAAGGGGATGAAGTTGCTGCATGCTTATCAAACAGACAGGAAGTACACTTTAGATTTGAATGCTTACAAATCTTTACTTTGACCTGCTGGTGGAGTCCCGACACCTAATTGTTGCGCTGAAGCTccgcaaacatctttttttatttttttttatttttagcaggtccaattattttttcttgctgaaattccaaaaaaagaaaccttgTAGAAATATTTATGAAGCTATAACATAAGCAGTTTTATAGAAAGTATTATACGGAAAAGAAATGTAACCAATGAAAGTAGATTTGCAAATTGTGGATTTAAAAAGTCTTCTGACCAACAAAAGAACAGCAGgaagataaaacacaaagaccaataaatgtttgaagtataaaaattgttatttagCTAAATGCAATATTGTGTATTCACTGAATCCGTTTGCAGCTTCTCTGTCTGTCTTGTTGTATGCAATTCCTGAAAATGGCTGGAGATTTTCCTTCCATTTGTAAAGTCCTGCTTGACTTTAATTTCATACTGAAGTTGTGCCTGATTATTATAAACCTTAAACACCACAAGCCTGACTTTTTCCTTAGATGTCTGCTCTGCCGTGATATTAATCTGAATGTTTAGAGTGAAACTGTCATGTTTGCGTGTATCGATGGCCTAGTGTGCAGTTGAATGTGGACTGACAAGTCTGCTTTTCCATCTGGGGGTTTGTTGCATGTGTCTTTTAAGAACTCCAGTGgttgatgtgaaaaaaaggctgaacccagttggagaaaaaaagcaatattattTTATGACGACTGGCCGGATCTTTCAGCAAGTGAAGTTTAATAATGGTGTAGTTCGATACCACAGATAAAGACACGAGTGAGGAAGTCTGCCACTGAGAGTAGAAGGACAGACAAGTCCCAGAGtactttatatttatatttagttttatatttCTAAGTCtgagacagattttttttaagttgctcagtttttgtttaaaaaaatcctatattttgttttttgcaagtTCAAAATTCCCATACAATGCACATGCAATGAAGGCATCATGACAGCACAGGataatgataaatatatatttcaatgtTGCAGAGTTTCAGACagaatatttgatttgtttatgtGGATTTTAGTAAATGTAAACAATTCCCCTCCAGAAGTTTTTATGGAACTCTGGACATGACatccaattaaataaataaatacttcccacaaatttaaatgtgttCACAAATTGGTTATGTGCACACAAAAAGGCATTTCCTATGCACAAATAACTATCTTTTTGGTAAACAAACTAGGGTTTTTGTgcgcacaaattagcattttgtgtgaataaataaacatgttgtCGCtacaactttgtgttttatggCCACAAAAATAGGGATTGGTGATAATAAAATACTACTTTGTATGGAAGTAATACTAACTTTTAGCCCCAAAATACCAATTGGAGAGTAGAAAATGCTCACTTGTGtccaaaaaatgctaacttgtacccacaaaatactaaattatagCTGCAGAATACTACATTTTGcacataaaatactaattttgcactacaaaatactaattggaatgtgaaaaatacaaaattgtggctccaaattacaacattttgcctataaaatcctaatttgtgCCCACTAAATGCTAAAGTGTGGccacaaaatgcaattttttggctacaaatgataaattattattattttctggaTGACATGTTTATggctttttattaaattattttctggTGTTAGAAATTCAGTATTTCTTGTTAAGAAAACAACTTAACTTGAGGCAAAGACAAAGAATGTTGATTAACAGCCGGCTTAAAGCCTCCTTCATGCTGTTGTCTTGCTAAAATAAAGATACTGTTAGAGCAATGAGATCGtgcagcctttttttatttgtgttttaagtttaaagtaGGTTAACACAAAACAGAGTAGATAGAACAATAATAAATACACTTTCTGTCAGAATTACACCAAAAATGCCTCCACAAATATTAGAATAAGTttaaagttgattaaaaaaacactggacaATGTATTTGCTTACATGAATAcgtaaaaaatacacttttttgtcTTGGCTGGTGGGAAGTTTCTCTGTCACAGCTAATGTTATTGTTGGAGAATCATATTCAGCGTGCATTGACTCTGCCTGCATCAATAATAAACAATTCCAATCTGTCATTACTCCTTGGGTCAACATCAGTAAACCAATTTCGACTTGTTCCACTTGGCTTCATTATGCAgtcctttttttccctgcaaGATGCTAAACTAAACATGGGTTCATTTATGCCACCAAAGAGTTCCTTTTCCCCTGCGTCCTGCTTTTCTTTACACCGACACAGTGGTTTGATGGAAATGTTAACTCTGTGCCAAGACTCACACATAATGAGTGCAAAATGCCCTCACACTGAGAGGCAGGACCAAAACGCTGCCACCACAGAAACAGCGGGACCattaaaaaaagggcaaatgACTGAGATATAACTGAACTCTTTGACATGGAGCAACACTTTCCTTTTAATCTCTACAAATATAAGATAAATGCCTATTAATCTGTGCAGTTTCCAACCGCAACACAGACATGAACTCATTTAAAACCCACTTTCTCCTTCATATTTGTGCTAAAGAAATACTGAAtccccccctaaaaaaaaaaaaaaaaaaaagaaaggaaaagtcTGTTTTCTTAGTTTGcggtttttttttccaaacaagcTGAGACATATGGAAAAAATCTGGAGGGGGAACAATCCTGTAAAACCTATTACATCTGCTTACACAAGGAGTCTTGCTGAAGATATACCGTAGCCATAATGATTTAGAGTTTCGTCACTTGGCACATCCAGTGCAAAAATGGACCATAAACATTGTTTAATTTTACCAAATGGCAGATTTAATGAGCTCTGGCTGTGTGGGAGCCAGGAGAAGCTGCTCCGTTTTTCAAACTTCTGTAGTGATTATATCATATAGGGGCTTGCCTCTAATTATGGAAATATTTTAGTTCAACCGCTTTTAGGCAAAGATCATACAAATGTCTTCTCATTTTGATTTTGGGGCTGCTGATCCACAGATGTGGTCTCTGTCTTTCGGTACCCGCTCACTCGGGCTATTCTGGGCTCCAGATAAATAGCACTCCTGCGTGGACAAGCGGGTATCGACGTAAACAGTGTTGTCATGGCAACGAGGCCACGCGGGTCTCAGCTCTGCCTCTGCAATTTTAAAAGCCAGGGAGCAGAACAACGTGGAGAGAACAGTCAGGATCATGCAAAGTCAATCCTGCAGGTACAGATGGAGAATTTTAGTAAACAATAAATGCACGATAAATGTATAATATCTCAACAGCTAAGAATTTGTGATATGTTGggtaaaaataacctttttgttgactaaaagatttgtttttttaaaacaattatcaCTTGAAACTACTTTCCATCTTTAGGTATAGTTTTCAGTCTTCAGAGCTGATCCTGTCATGTTTCACTTCGGATTTCCTTCATCTTTGCTCAATATTAAAATCCTTTAATCCCATCTAAAATAAagcaactgtaattttttttgagGAAATTGAGCAGCACTTCAACCTCTGGCTCCATGCTTGatttaacagttttgttttctatttccaTTTCCTGGAGGTATTATGCTcacattttaaactgtaatGACATAGAAGTAGAGGAAATAAAATATCAGAGTTTCTTTAAACCAGATCCAAACACCTGTAGAATAAAGTCCAAAGGATTTGCtgaacaaaacccagcagctgcagtgaaatcttgcttgttttttcacattattgTTCCGTATTTTGTTATGCagtgtgtcaaaataaaagcattcaaaaaatgtatttcctttGTAAAGTGGAAGATGTTGATCCAGCTATGGTTGTtgataatacaaaataaatcaaaacttatccaataataaaaaagagattttaaaactttttttgtgtttttaaaaatgttttatttcttaaaagttGATATCCCAGTTAAAAGCTACAGTACCattgatcattgactgtaaaactGCTCTGAGTGCTTTCCCACCGATAACTGATCAATATTTGGCCCTCTTGGTTAATCAATGCAGATGCGGAAAAACTTAAAGCACTTTTTCCACTGGTCTCATTACAGCTATAGACTGATAGAATTTAGATAAATAtgggaaaaaacagaagatcagtAAAATACGAATCAGCTTGTTTGAACAGAAAAGCATTTTACTCATATTTGttcataagtttaaaaaaaatctgaacatctttaaaatacaaattctcTGTTAAATTATTTATCAAATAATATCAAAAGTTCAACACTCTCTCAAGAGTTTGTTTTTGACTTCACTGTAATTCTGAGCCTCAAAATACAGCAGCTCCTGAAAGCAGCAGATTTTGTTTGTGCTGGTATGAGAAACCCAAATTACTGCACCCTTCCTGTGATTGCAATCATTTTCACGCTTTCCCTTTCCTCTGATAGTATTTAGTGAGTCAGTTgattatgaaaagaaaaaaagtatacttTTACAGCCAGAAATGCCCAGACTTTATATCTCCAatcatttagctaaaaaatgcatCATGCTAAAATGATCCTCCCAGCACAGAATGGACCTCAAcctattgttttaaatatgcgCCTCTTATGGagacttttaaagatttacttTTATGTAAACTAACGCTATATTAGATCATGTAGGATGCTAAATCGATTTCAGAGaggaggaaattaaaaaaatgggaaattgAAGCTTTACATAAACAAACTACTCCTAATGGCTTTTGAGAGTGCATGAAATCTCTTAACTTTTCGTGGAAAATACCTGCATCctaatgccaaaaaaaaaacctcaggaaTATTACTCACTTCAGAGGTCATGATAAAAAGATAATATGCAGAGCAGGAGAAATGAGTCATGGTGGACGGTAGTCAGTGCAGCTTCAAGAAGAAAAACGTTTCAGAGAATTAATCAgagaaaaggtaaaaatgaagaTGGGAAAATGCTAAAGATGATTAAAAGATACAGCAAAGAGGATAATATGGTGTGGATGCTGTTAAACAAGGGGGAAAATTCAGTTTGGTTTGGGGTTACCTCTGGGTTTTATTAAAGATCcacttatatttttaagtttttaacatgtttttgttgcatttttctgattatagaGGACATACATAGCGAAAATTTATTGagtctttctttatttaattagttGTAAATCAGACAAAACAGTACCATtagaaaaagagtttatttcGTGACGTAGAAAATGCACTGGGTGGGTCATAAGCTTCCTGCTTTGAGGTcccagcaatggggaggggaaagggggcgggattgctccatgccaacagtcctgcccacaactcagaggtaaatttttaatgaaaccgTTCCACCCTGCAGAAACCatatccaagaaaatgacacagtttgtttgatttagtctaaaaatggcataatcataatttaaaaaaacactacaaacacttttaaaaaagaaccaaagatgattggagtagaactttaaaaccatcATTTTAATCTGTCAGCCAATGGACTTTAATGTGTGTTATTATGATAAAATCACTACGTTTTTGGggaacattttgtgtttttgtttggctGATTGATTACTCACATCCTTTAACTCCACTTAGAGTAAAAATGCCTCAAAGTTAACACCAACACAGTGGTTAGGAAATCCCGACAGGGACCTGATTGGTCCATGCAACCATAAAGGGCGTACTCCTCCCAATGATTCCCTTTTCTGTTGCAGTGTGGTATGGTAGGTGCACAGTTACTGACAAAAAAGAGATCACAGATCTCTTCACAGTGATCTGATCAGTTAAAAAGGCCATTTGCTATCCTCTGACCACTCTGAACACCATCACCTGCTTCACTGCCTCACCAGGACCTCGACTTACTTTATATTTCACCCATTTTCCTGTTACACACCCAATTGTCATTTTCATCTCATCCAGATAGGCATCTAAACACTTGTTGGCTTTAAACATTTGAATCTAAAAAAGTCatgctgcatttatttaaataaaaattccagGCCACAGTGGTGACTTGTGTATTTGATTGCACTTTTTTGCTATCATGCCACTTTGAAAAGGCCACAAATCAAGAAGATatgcataaataaattaaaaccacCCCATTAAACAAGCTGACATTTCTCTTTGTGGTTATGCAAAGAAAGGTTTCTGTTACCCGTCCATCTGTAAACGACTCTGAAAGCTTTACTTTatctgttctaaaaaaaaaaaaagcacaatcatTATTAAATTACCGCAGcgtaattttaaaatttggctgcTGGGTGCTAAACAATAAAATTTTGAGCAAGTCATTTCCTGGCTGTTTTGTTTAGACGCGGTGTTGACGTTGTGGAAGAGAAGGTGATGAAaatatgtgtgaatgtgtcctGGGGTCGTGAAAGCCAAGACACTGTTATATATTAACCAtttgatgcctgaatttatttacagctttgaagagaaaaaacggtcacttgtgtttttgctttaaagatgATAAATTGTggtaattttggagctgaagtggtttgatgcttTAATAGGAGTCAAGGGGTTAACTCCTAGATTATTTTTACATGACAGAGTCAGCAAACAATAATAAACGCATATATAAAGTGCCTCAATgtgcttctttaaaataataatttgattcaACGAGTTCACAAAAAATACTTATGTTTACATCAATGAAATCATATTTAAGTACTGTGTGGGTTTGCTCACATGATAGACTTAAGATCTAATTGAAACAAGCAAAGTGTCTGCAGCCAGCGCAGACGCCCACGtcaggaaacacttttttatgatCAATAACCTCAACAAGCTTTCAGACTTTGTGAAGCCGCAGACAGACTGGAATTTTTCTCTCAAAACTaactaaatttgaaaatttccCAACATCCAAGGTTCTGCCGTGAaccaagaaaattgtattttttttagttttttacaacACAATTTGCGAATGAAACAGTCTGACACTTTGCAACAAGTAGAACTTTGTaattatttagcatttaacaaACAAGATGGTTGATGAACCTTTATGTTTTGAGCAACAAAACTGTCCCACTTTTTTATTCTGCTTCATCCTGCTCTCATTTActgaaaacaaatctaaatttgGAATGTTTTGACTGTGAGGAAGGTGGAGGAATAAACCAAACACAACATGTCCTTCAGTGCCCTCCTGTGTTTTAATAACATCACCTAAAAACACTGCAGgtcttaaagaccaactccaatgaaaattgtgattttagtggtttaacatgttcttgcagcattttctcatgatgaaggacataaaataatttaagttaaagGCTGAATCTGAACGcttcccctacggcttctccctactcctacatttagccctccaaacagagggctAAATGTATTTACTGTTTACTTCTCATTTTGAATTATAAAGTATTTCCACCCTTCCTTCaatcatgaaaaatgtttgtgattGAACACTTTTTTAACCCACAATTCTgtaacaaacactttttttaaaccttctttcttcctttttcttcctTAAGTCAAGATAGTATTGTTTTTCCTCTcctcacctcctcttcctctccttctcTTTTACACACACTTGgaatcctccttttttttaggaagttCCCAGACGATGGAATGGGTCAAGCTGTCCCACAGGCtgcttgctgctgctgctgagtgtTTTTGCTGCAGAGGTCTCTGGGCTCTATGGGAATCTGAGGGATGCAAACAAAGGGGCAGAACTGGGCTGTGGTGTTCCCACCGAGTGACATACCCCGGTGTGGGTTAGGGTCAGCGGAGGCCGGAGTTCGGGGAATGGCTGTTTTCAGCTTCTAATTGCAAAGCAAAGACGGTAAAGGGAAGGGAACACAACAAAGTCATATGTTTTCCATTAGCGTGGCTGAAATAAGACGTGCAATTGTGCCTTActacagaaaatacattttttgttgtttacgtATGTTTTATCCCATTTTAGGTCATTATTTCAGTCAGTTTACAAGGACTTTAGATTTtataaattagaagaaaaggaagaaaaaatagcatttttggaaaagaaaatgtaacttttgacatacttctgacagtttttattgtttgaacaAGCCAAAAACGTACTGAAACCACTTATTAAGAAAAGTTTGATATACTTTGTACAAAATAAGCTTGTAAACACACAAATGCAACTTGTGTAAgacattcaattcaattcaattctatttttttatatagcccaaaatcacaaaagaatttgcctcattgggcttcaaaatataaacaattgttaaaaactaaacagactacataaactggttatccctgcccttagaccctccctcccggtaaggaaaaactcctaaaaaacctgagtcaggaaaaaagaagaaaccttagggattcccacatgaaggagagatcctatcccaggacggacaggcgataccagaacagttaaagaaaaattagcttctacaactacgtatctaaaagagttcagtCAGataagctgagggacgagtgatgattaagtccacagtcaagatgaagcagaagtgcagtccacgaccaggagaaGGAGGCCAggcgacccagcaggaatcactctcactcagagaagcaggatggtgtcgggggcgtggtccacggccaagagtgggagcgcgggcgatccaccggggatctgaaatctctcccgctccccagaggagagtgggaaagaagaacaacatgtgaatggaactgcaccaacaaaagcatggagaactaaatacaataaataataaagaatagaagagaggagaagtaaatgaaaatagagaacagaaccccagagctgatctgaaaaataaccatgatagaaaatctaaatttatatttcataaaatgagaacaaagcataaaaatataaaacaaatatacagTTTTCAGTTTGCTAAAACCCTCAAACGAGATAAAAATGATTTGTGTAtgtggtgttttattatttttgtggcaTAATTCTAATATTAAAATTTGTGCaaggcaaatttcaaatttcATAAAATATACTTTCAGTTTAGTTTGCTTTGAGTCTCTGGGGACTCctaaaatcattattttctcACTAAATAAGTCTTGATCCCAGATGATTTTTAATCACAACTGATCATTGCTCAGCCGTACCACCATCTTGAATTATGGTGCCGTTTCAGCAGTCTACTTACTTCTTCTGTGAAATAAATGAAGGGTGAAATTACTGGGGCAGTTATGCAAAAGTGCTGACCGTGTTCAAAGAGAAAATGGGCCGTGACCCCTTGGGCTTAAAACTTACTTAGCTTGTTCAAACATCAAAGGAATATTTCCTTAAGGCGTTGTCAGAAAAGGGGAAAACTTGCCCAGGAGTCCGTGGCTGTTGCTTTGCCACACGCCTGTAGTGGACCCCAAACCAATTAGCCCTTTATTGAGTGTCAGAGTGAAAAGAGGGCTATTCACCCGAGCTCCTTTCACCCTGTTAGTCAGAGACAAGCATGCTTTGTGGACTGACTGATCTGGAGGCATTTCGATCATTTGACCCATTTACAGCAGACAAGGCTGGGTGACAAGGCTGGCCCAATTTGTTTTCAAGGACTCATGTGCAGCTCACGTTTCTCTGACAAACAATTCTGCTGCAAAAATACTCGGGGAAATTGCTTTGGATCAACATGGTtgctttctatttttgtttgatctgttttctgactgtaatGTTAGGAGTTGTCACTTTAAGCTAATATTAACTTTGGTTTATTGTGAAaacccaaaaaagaaacagcttCATGAAATCAAAAGTAACGTCAGACTTCAAAACTATGAGGTTCAGGTATTTAGTTGGactttttcatataaaaaagtaaactcatAAGTTTTCATCTCAGTTGGTATCATCTGGTATCTTATTCagaagtttaaaatattaaaaactttatgtCAAGGCAAAACAGTGTTTCTAACCATATATAAACCAAACAACAAACACTCCTgttgtcaaaaataataaagttttgtggtTTAATTAATAAGAATAATGAATCATGAGTATTCCATTGCAATAGTATTACAGTAGCTTCTTTATTTTGCAGTCTCTTGTTTCCACTTCCTTCAGCTGCTGGTATGTGTTTGCAAGAGCCGGAGGATtcctgaccacgtgatcaaaacgaaacctaaaaagtcgtgtatattgtacccattatctaccattgcgtatcatatgcacgcaaaaagcgtgtttggcgcaTATTATACACgatatttcagagtgcaaagtcgtggcatatgtacgcattttactgagactgtgTTGGTGTGTTGGTTTGCAAGTGGTTCCATATGGATCATGAAGAGAATTTTATAGTTCCTcccaaaaagttattttaggatgtattcagactggacgaGTCAGTTGGTCTGGACCGAGT includes:
- the lurap1 gene encoding leucine rich adaptor protein 1 gives rise to the protein MEESSESMPDLKDIEVKIGRKTPEGLLRWMREEGSSLRGDKLAQDPVKETGRKSLDEKIRRLKVEMAHLRSVDVKILQQLLAVHEGIEAVKWLMEERSTLTSHCSSLTSSQYSLGDGPDTSWRGSWSSLQDPTIDKLDNISIGSYLDTLADEMDEYCPSSSESVICSTPLASENAAGSFVTGGSGAKVNGVEAGNGTASAFQKNGRGRGDRNEEGGRVGPENGNCGVTSSSSPQAKSEKPKQDSPASKSAEKDKTTRLVKDNKLTQSIKTNGILEKTPTKTCSPTHASFSDKLGTNQSPKLKPYKNGNIDLDSCKMNGKVHLEYDAHWRWVQSQEDVTFL